Below is a genomic region from Leptospira ryugenii.
GTCTTGGTTGATCCACACCGCTTCACTGTGTTTAGGTGATACGACAATCCCCCATTTATTTTCAAACGTACTATCCGAATATGATTTTTGGTCATATCTTGGTTCGATGTTATGCGCCTTGGGCAAAACCCAAATTTGTAGAAAGTTGACATCTTTCTCTGCGCTATGGTTAAACTCGGAATGACGGATCCCACTTCCAGCGGACATGATTTGTACATCACCAGTACGAATCACTCCATTGGTTCCTGTACTATCTTTGTGGGCCAATTCCCCGAAAAGTGGGATGGACACAATTTCCATATTGGCATGCGGATGCGTACCAAATCCCATTGAGGGACTAACGATATCATCGTTTAGAACTCTAAGGGCCCCAAAGTTCATCTTGCGAGGGTCGTAGTATTCGCCAAAGCTGAAGGAATGGTGGCTGTCTAACCAGCCAAAATTCACATGGCCTCGGTCTTTTGCTGCGTGGAATATCTGTTTCATATCAATACCTTCATATTGAATAGTTTAATATTGAACTATATTTTGTCAAGGGATTTTCTTCTGAGACGTTTGACGGATTCTGCTTCCCAATCCCTCATTGCGGATATGGGAAGTTTTGTTTGGAAGGATAAAGTGGTTTGGGTTACAGGTGCCTCTTCAGGGATTGGCGAGGCTTTGGTAAAGGAGTTAGCGAAACTTGGGGCACGTGTTGTTCTGTCTGCGCGTAACGAGAAAGAGCTAAAGAGAGTACAGTTAGAGTGCTCGTTAGATGAGGGACATTCCCTGTTACTTCCCTTGGATATCAGTGATTATAAAAACCTACAGAAGAAAGTACAAACTGTCCAAAAAAAATGGTCCCAGATTGATGTACTGATAAATAACGCTGGGGTTAGCCAAAGAGATCTCGCAGAGAATACGAGCATAGAAGTCACAGAAAAAATTATGGATATAAATTTCTTTGGCGTTGTTGCTCTTTCCAAAGCGGTCTATCCACTTATGAAGAAGAATAAAAGTGGAATACTCGTTGTGATCGCAAGTCTCGCAGGAAAGATAGGAACTCCACTTCGTTCTTCCTATTGTGCAAGTAAACATGCCGTTTTAGGTTTTTTTGATGGATGGCGAGGTGAAGCCTTTCATGATGGTATTCAAATAACAACAGTTTGTCCAGGTTTTGTCAAAACCAAAATTTCTCTGAATGCACTTGTCGGAGATGGAAAGAATCAAGGAAAAATGGATGAAGGCATTGAAAATGGCTTAGAGGCTGACTATACTGCTCGAGTTATTTTGGCTGGAATTGCGAGAGGTAAAGATGAACTGATTATCAGCGGATTTAAGGAACGATTCGCTTACTTCCTAAAACGATTTTTCCCACGAGTTTTGAATCGTATCCTCCGCCAAGCAAAAGTTACCTAATGCCCTGGCAGCAGAACCAAAAGTACGGAAGTTTTAAAAAGCTTCTCATTCCTACATTTGAGTTGGAAAGAGAAGCTGGTGTACTAAGAGAGGAGCTTACAGCACTTAGAGAGAGATCAGAGAAGGAATCTATTCATCAAGCGGAGATTTGTTTTTCCTTTTTACGAATTTTTTTAACATCACGTTTGGGAAGGAGGGCTTACCTTCGAACAGGCAAACCACTTCCTCCCTTGCAACCACTACTTCCATTTTTAGAAGAGGTTCGGTTTTTTGGAATGCCAGACACGGTGAGAGGAGCTCTATTCCATTGGCTAAAAGACAATTGGAAGTTGCAGTTGATCTACCACCATCCGAGTGGAAAAGAAATGTTAGAAGCCCAAAGTGAAGGCATTCGTCTATTGACTATTGATTGGGAAGCGGCACTTTCAGGGCAATTGGTGGAAGGGAAAAGGGATGCCTTTGAGCATCTTTTACATGATCTAGCACATGCGTATATGTTCTTTCGTTTGGACTATGATTATGAAGGGCAGGTAAAATTTTTCCAAAGACTTTATGAGGTGTATGAACAGTACTCACCATTTTTAGAATCCAATCTAAGCTTTCGTGAGAAGTTTGAGTATTGTATTTCAGATATGAATTCTCATCCCGCCCACCTTGAATCCTATTGGCGAGCCATTTGTAAGGAATCCAATGTTCCCTTATACTTATAAAGTCCTACTAAGGTCAATTTGTTTAAGTATTGTGCTTCTTTTGGAGATCTCATCCCTGCAGGCAGAGGGTAAGTATCTCGTTACATTCTTGGTCTACAGAGAATCAACTGGCATCGCGATTCCAAATATCAATCTGATAGTAAAGTCTGCAAAAAGTACTGCTACGACTGATAAACAAGGATCTGCTACGTTAAGCTTTCCTAATATAGGTTTTTATGAAATAAGGGTTGTTTCACAATCGAAAGTTTTGAATTTCTCTAGAGAAATCCGTTATAATGGCCAACAGATAATTTTATACTTACCTGCAACAGAAATCGCGGGTATCAATGTGAGTGGTGAAAGAGACCAAACAAAACTATCTCGCTATAATTTCCAACAAGAAGAGATCAAACGATTGCCTGGCGTAGCTGGGGACTCCTTGAAGGCTATACAAACGGTACCAGGAGTATCCATAGGTGCCCCTGTTGGAATTTTGCCTTCTGTTTTCACTAACGTTGGCAACTTAGTTTCTGGCGTACCGTATTCCAATAGTGACCGAGGTGATATTTCCTTACGCGGGGGTGGCACGCGGCAGAACCAATACTTTTTTGACGGATTTCCGCTTCCGTATCCATTCCATTTAGGCAATCAATCTTCAGTATTAAATAATAATCTAATACGTTCCTTTGACATTTATAGTGGTGCATTCCCATCCCGCTATGGATTTGCAACTGGTGGTATCATTGCGATAGAAGGAACAGATAAAGTAGAAGAAACAAAGACAATCTGGAATTTGAACTTCTTTTTGACAGATGTATACCACCAAACAAAATTGATCCCTTCTCTATCCATGGTTAGTTCTGGTAGAAAGAACTATCCAAATTTCGTTCTTTTGCGTGCCTATCCCGAAGGGATTCCGGAAGATGCTAAATTTGCAGAATACCATGATTTTCAATGGAAACTTATTTGGGATATATCTGAAGAGCATAAACTGAGCATACAAACTTTTGGGTCTAGAGACCGACAGGCCTATACCAAGACTCAGGCAAGTTTGGAAAGAGGAGGTGAAGACCCAAGGCCTCCTACTGGATTAGATAGACAATTTCGCACGGATGCCATTCGGCATATATGGAAATCAAAGGTATTTAGGCATACACTCTCTTATTCTAGGACTACATTTACAGAATTTTTTGAATTAAGATTTTCAAATCCTCTCACTGCGGAAACAATCTTCGGTTTACAGAATCGAACTTCTGATTTTTTGAACTACGGTGAACAAAGGTTAGAGTGGTATATTTTTGAAGAGTATCTGAAGTTAGATGCCGGAGTGCAGGTGAGAACTCGTGAGACCAATTTAAAAGGTGAGAACATCACCTCTTCAAACCGAACTTTTTTTGAATTGTTTAACAATCTATTGGATTCAAATGCTCAATTCCGATCTGTTATTGATGGAGATCGGATACGATACCAAGAAGGAGCCGCCTACGCAGAGTTACAAGGGAAATGGAAAGGATTTACCATAAGGCCTGGTATGCGCTATGATACTTACTCTGGTTCCCGAGAGAAAAATCTCTCTCCTCGCCTGAATGGCGGCTATGAATTCGAAAGTACAAAAACAAGCTTCCTTGCCGGTCATGGCATTCACTATAATAGTCCGGTTTTGATAGAACAATTGTCTTCGAAGTCTGGAAATCCAAACTTGCTTATGGAAAGGTCTGAGCACAATTCGGTTGGTATCCAACAAGAGTTGAACGCTATTTGGATTTTTAAAGTGGAAGCCTTTCGGAATATCTTTCAAAATATCATTGTTCCAGATGCATTTGTTGCGGATCCATATTCACCTTATAATGATCCGCGGCTTATTGTGAATGACCCGACAAGAGCCATCCGCGATCCAATCCAATCCAGAAATCTGAATTATTCAAATTCAGGATACGGTTACTCAGAAGGGATAGAGATCTTTATCAAAAAGTCCAAAGACCCAAGACAAGAATCGGGAGCATTTGGTTGGATCTCCTATACAAATTCCATAACCAAAAGAATCAATAACCAAGCAAGACGTAGTTCAGATGAAAATACGGATGCATCAATCCTCAATAGATCAAGAGAACTATTAGCACAGACAAAACTCGGAACAAATTATCTAAACTACTACAGTGATAATCAATTTGAATTGATTTATAACAATGATAGAGAAGAGCTTTATGACTTAGATAGACGACATATTCTAAATGTAGTATTTGGATATAAATTCAATTCCGTTTGGCAGGTGGGCGGGAGGTATCGATACTTTTCAGGTACTCCCTATACTCCTATCGTTTCAGCAAACCGTGCTAACCAAGCGGCAACCTTTGGGGTGAACTTATATTTTCCTGAGTACTCAAAAAATTATAATAGCGATCGATTGTTGCCCTTTCATCAATTTGATATCCGAATTGATCATATTGATCAATTTTCTTGGGGCTATATCAATTTTTATCTGGAATTGGTAAATTTTTACGGTCGCCTCAACCAATCAGGATTTAATTTTGATAATCTATCTCCTTACCAAAGAGGCACAAATCCCGCACCCATCTATGACACGGTTAACTCTCCTTATGTGCAGTCACAGAGACCAAATGGATCTATTATTTATCTTCCATTGATCAATTTAGGTATGGAGGTTCGATTTTGAGAGTTTCAAGCCTTCTATTTTTGATTGTTTTTATCGCCGCCTGCAATGGTGGAAAAGATGAGTTAGAAAAAAGAAATAATGAGACTAGCCAAGTTATGCTTTTATTGAGCTATTCACGAAGTTTAGGGAATTGCAAAAAAACAACAAAAACAAATGATAAAGAAAATAGTGTATGTTCTCGATGGCCATCGGGGCTTTGCAATCATGATTTGCTCTTTTTTACTTCGGGAGAAATATCCAAACTTTTATCTGATGGAAATGATATCATAAAGCAAAATGCAAATTGTTCCGATGCATTTGCACAATCAGGTATCTTTTCGCTAAGGACGAGCACATACCAAGAGCAAGACAATGTCATACGTGACAATAGATTTGAAGTCATAGATAATTGCGTATCTCCTGTTTCGGCTAGGCTTGCGACTTTCGAGGAGTTAGTTTTTCTAAGCTCTGCAAAGGGTAGGATAGGTAAGGCAGCAACCACTTTGCAATCCAATCTTTTCCTTTCTGCACCCATCAGAGGGCGCTCCACAGATTGCTTAAGAACTGAATTTTCTGAAAATGAGAGAAAGCTTTTGGAAGATTGGTTAGCGAAAAGGGTTTTAGAAGAAGCTAATATTCAATGATTTAATTTGGGATTTTCTCTATGCCTTTGGGAATCTCTTTTTGTATTTTTATCCAATGTTTTTTGCATACAATCTTTCAGTGATATCCCCATTTGGTTTGCAAGGCAAGTCAGAACAAATAGGATGTCTCCGATTTCGCTTGGAATGTCTTTGCCCATTTCATTTTTTTTAAATGACTGGTCGCCGTAGGTTCTTGCCATGAGACGAGATAGTTCTCCCACTTCCTCCATTAAGATGGCAAGGTTGGTCATTTCGGAGAAATAGCGAACTCCAATTGTGTTGATCCAAGTATCTACATTAGATTGCATCTCATCTAGTGTCACTTTTTGTACCTCTTAGCTAACTCTTTCCCTAGGATATGGGAGAAGGTTTCCATACCTTGGCGGTTTAAATGGATTAAATCAAAGCAATACTGCCCATTTTCTTCCTTACCAAGAGAATCTTGTAGATCATATTGGTCTAAACTCTGCCGATCCCCTAAAGCAAAATGCAATCCGTCTTCCCAGATTTTCATTCTCTCCGGGCCATTGAGAGGTCGGATGGCTGAGGAGTAAGGGGCAAATACGTTGATGATATGGATTTTCTGATCCAAAATTAAAGAGTACATTTTGTTCAATCGTCGAAAGTATCGATCTGTACTTTCAGTTTTGATTGGATCTTTGGGAACAGTAATGGCGATGGCACAGGTTTCGTGGATCATCCTTCGATGGTCTATATCTGATTCCGTAGGTAAAGGGAAGGTAGTCTGTGGATTTGTTTTTTCCATGCACTCCTCTAGAGACCGAATGTTATATGGTCCCATAGACTCAGTGTGTGGATTCTCGTAATCCCAGGGCATCAAATTGGGATTTTTGTTCCTTCGTGCAATAGCTTTGATACGTTCATTAAAATTGATGAACATATCTCCTAAATCTTTTCGGTAAGCAATGGATTTAAAAAGTAAAAAGAGATAATCCGTCCAAACCATCTTGTACTCGTATTTTTGAACTAATGGGATACTGGAAACATTTCCAACTTCTGAAAGCATGACCATTGTTGGTTCCACTAAATGGGAACGATCCACCCAAGCCATACCAGGTTCTAATACATGGATGATGGTGTGCACTTTTGGAAACTTGCGTAAGTGTTCGGACAATAGGTGGTGCTGAACAACAAGTTCGGAACCTCTGATCGCAAAGGATTGAACTTCTTCGCCAGTAGATTTAAGCTCCTCATTTAGAATACGAACAGAAATTCCCTCAAAGGCAACAGAAGTTCCTACAATTAAGATGGTAGGGTCTAAGACCTTTCTTTGTTCAATGATATGGTTTGTGACTCGATTGATATTGGCAGCATAAGAATTCTTTTTTAAGAATGGTTTGTAAACTCCAATTTGGAGTAAGATTTCAATTATGAGTATGGTAGAGAATGCTATGACGATTGGCTTGTCGGTTAAAAATTTGAGAAAATCTTTGCTCTTCATGGTTTAAAACTGAAAGTAGAGGAAGTTCTGACTTTCTGTGACTCCAAAGAATAAAATGAGGTAAATATTAACAATGATGAAGGCGGCAAACTTCCAATTTTTCTTTCCTTCAAAAAGAGTAGGTATCTGTCTCTTAGAGAAAATATAACTCGCTGCAAAGCAGATAGCAAGTAGGATTCCAAATCTATAATTCGACCAACGATACATAGGAGCCATAGACTCATTCATAAAAACAAGACTTTTCATCATGTAGATTGCTTTGTCCATGTCCTCGGCTCTAAACATTATAAATCCGAAAGAAAGGCAAAACATTGTAAATATACGGGCAGAAAGATCGTAGACAAATCCACCGGTCGCGTTAAGGGATTTGGAAAGATCGGTATCGCTATAGTATTTATGGATCAAAAGCATGACACCTTGCCAAATACCCCAACTAACATAGTGATAAGCGGCTCCATGCCAAAGTCCTGCAAAGAGCCAAGTAATCATGATGTTTCGGATATATTTGATTTGGGATACTCTAGAACCACCCAAAGGGATATAAATATAATCACGGATCCATGTAGAAAAGGAAATGTGCCATTTGGACCAATGGTCCGCAATATTCCGGCAGGACATGGGAAAATTAAAGTTAGGATTGAATTGGAAACCAAATAACCGAGCAACCCCAATAGCAATGTCGGTATAACCTGCAAAGTCAAAGTAAATCTGCCAACCGAAAGCCAAAGTACCGGTCCAGATTTCAAGGCTGTTTAAATTTTGGTAGTTCGCAAAAACCGAATCAACCACTCTCCCTAAATTGTCTGCAAATACTATCTTCCTTGTAAATCCGATGAGGATTAAAGCAAAGGCAGATTCAATATTTTCCTTCAAAACTAAAAGGCGGTTATCGAGGTCTCGAAAGAATGTTTCCGCGCGAACAATCGGTCCGGCAACCAGTTGAGGAAAGAATGCGACATACAGAGAAAAGTCTAAAAATGATTTTCTTGCCTCTATCTTTCGGAAGTATACATCTATAGTATAACTCATAGATTGGAATGTGTAGAATGAAATTCCCACAGGTAAGATAATGTTTTGGCTCGCAAACTTATACTCAGAGAAATAATTTAGGTCATTGACGAGACCAATAAGAAAGTTGGTATATTTAAAAAATCCTAAGGTTCCAATATTGACTAAAAGTGAGATGACCAAAAAGATCTTGCGTTTTGCACTTTCATCCGCTAATTTTTGGAGGTTGATGGCAGCTATATAATCGACAACAGTCGAAAACAATAAGATGAGTATATAGATGTTTATCTTAAAATCACAAAACAGGGTGTCAACGATGGATGCGAAACCTTCTGTTTGCCTAGCATCGCATTGTATAGAGCTTGGTTGCCAAGCCATATAAAAGTAATAACTCGCGATTAAAAAAAAGAGCTTTTGCCAGCGATCCTTCAACAAATTCCCTACGATTAATGTGAAGGGAAAAAAGATTAAAAATTCTAAAGAGTTAAATAACATTTCATTTACCTTTGGTAGATGGATTCATCAGCAAGTTTTAAGACTGGCCCCTGGATTCCTTCTATATATCCAAATTTGGGCCCGACAGAACGAGGTAGGGTAGAAAACGTAAAATTGGTTAGAAAGTACAAAACAACCATAACCAAAAATAAAGAATGCAATAGGGACTTGGAGAATTGTGGCAAAATCGCTATTGCATATGACTTTAATACATAAAAGCTGAGGAGCCAAAGTGCAATGCTTGTCCCTACCCAAAATTCAAAGAAGTAACCTTCCCACCAAGTATAAAATCCGATAGAAGGAATGAGCCAAAAAGTGAGTAGAATGATTTCACTTTTGAACTGCCTCAAGAGAGATTTGAAATTGAGCATCCCTAACATAATTATTGTTAACCAATAAGCCGCATTTAAATTGAACGCTACACTAGTTTTGGAGTAGAATTGAGAAAAGTCTACCCTGAATTTTGGGACCACGTTCTGAAAGACTAAAAAAGCATCCCCGATTCCCCTATAAAAGAACAAAACATAGTTCTTTTCCTCGGGACTCATTCCCCAGCGATTGATGGCTGCATAGAGAAACATCCAAAAGCTAAAGTGTTTTTCGTCTATGGGCCCGAGACCACGTTTTAAGATGATAAAACCCACAAACAAATAGGAAAGGACAGTAGCTATGGCTAGAGTTGAGAGATAGATGGAGATTAAGCGAAGTTTGACTCCGAAATATCTTTTTTGTTCGAGAAGGATGGCCATGGGAACGATGCCAAAATGAATGACATTGGATTGGTGGAAGTAAATACTCAGAAGTTGTATACACCAAAGAAGGGCTAAATGCTTCAAAGCCAAGCCTTTTCGTAAAAAAAGTAGAGTGAGTAAGAATAAAACAGCCATAAGGCAGGAATGAATCAGAGGTGTATCATTGTGATAACTATAGAACCAAAAAGCCTGGCTGAACTGAACGAGGAGGCCCAAGAGAATGGCTGCAAAAAAGTCCTCATATAATCTATATAATATCCAAATAAAAAATCCTAAAAATAACAGAGAAACCGCAAGGATTCGCAAACGAAGAAAGAACATGATATCTGTTGTTTTGAGGACGGATTGTATCCATTTCCAATATAATAGTCCAGAGGACTCAAATCCCAAATGGTGTGGATTGAAAAAAGCAGACTCCCAACGGTTTTTTTGGATATTTAATGCATATACACAGGAATCCCAATCAAAAGTCCTAGAGAGGTATCTAAGATGGAAAAACCCTAAGACCAATAAAAGAAGGAAAAGGATGATTTTTTTTACATTCATTTATCTTTGCAAGAGTTGGTTGATGATCCTTTGGTTATTTCGATAGGGGAAAAAGAATGGTGATTTGGCAATGATCTGATTTTCTCGTTTCCAAACCAATTGGTTGAAACCCAACCAATTTCTGATCCCAGAATGTAGCCATTCGAGTTCCAGTGAATCTTGCATACGATTGAATTTATGAAGTTTAACTCCGAATAACCTTCGTTCAATGACCCAAATTTCTTCCTTCACCAGAAATAATTTTCTATCCCATTCCATTAATTTTTGGCTTAGATCCCAGACCAATGAAAAGGCAAGATAAAAATAAACGAAAAGAGCTAGGTATTGGTAATACTTTAAACTATTTAAGAATGGAATTTTTAGTACTTTTGTAATCTCTAAAATCGATACGAACCAGTATAAAAAATCACTTAAATAATGGATATTTTGAAACAGAAGATACAAAAGGATCGTGCAAAATAAAAAGAGTGTCCATTGGGGGAGATTGTTTGTTACCAGTGGTTCATACAAAGAAGTCCCAAAGTATGAGTTGCGTTTTCTAATTTGCCTTTCGCGAAATCGAGAGATGATTTGTTTAAACCATTTCATTTTGGAATATCTCCTTTTCTAATAACTTTGCCGTGGCATCCCAAGACCAAATCTTTGGATTGAACTTGGGATTTCTGGTAAAGGATTTGTATTTACTTACAGTTACAAATGCGTCTCTCCAAGCATTTGTATCATTTGCATCCACATAAAGATCATTTCCTGTTTCCAATATTTCCCGAAAGACTGGGATGTTAGAGGCTACACATTTTTTATTCTCAATCATGGCTTCGAGAAGGGGTAAACCAAAGCCTTCATGTAGTGAGGGAAAAAAGAAAACCTTACACTTTTGGATTGCTTCTCTCAGGAATTCTTCCTCCGGTGATTCAAAAAAATGAATCGAATCTTGTTTTGCCTGATCGGAATGTAAATATTGGTAAAGATCCTCACCTTCTGTTCCCCAACCTTTTCTTCCGAGTACCAAGAGTTTAAAGTGACTATTGGGAAATAATCCTCTAAATTGTTGGAAGGCCTCCACCAATCGTTTGATGTTTTTTCTAGGCTCGAGAGTCCCAATTGTCAAAAAGTAATCTTTAGGCAATACAAATTGATTGCTTACCTTTGGCTTTGTAACTCCTGGATAGATGACAGTACATTTAGAACGGTTTTCTGGAAAGTGTTGGACGATTTCATTTTGAGTATTTTGGGAGAGGCAGAAAATCCTATCAGCATTCCGCATAGTATTGGGAGAAAGGATTCTATGCTGCCAGTAGTTCCAAGGATTCATAGTCTGGGGTGCGGATATAAAATTGAGATCATGGTAATTGACAAAACATGGTATAGATAATTTTTTCCAAGGTAACATTTGCAAGGTTCCCCAAAACCTCTCGATACCGTCTCGTTTTAAGATAAAAGGTAGTAGAAAGTTTAGGTAAATCGGACCTGGGACAGTTTTATTTGCGATCCGTAATTTTACATTTTCAAATTCCTGAAAGTAAACAAACACCGGGTGAATTGCTTTGTTGGAATAAAGATAGAAAGTAGTTTCTTTGTGTTTTGGAATGATCCGTTTGAGAACTTCCTCTAAGTAACGAGAGTTCCCCGTGTAACCATAAGAAAAAGGTCTTACATCAATGCCTAGTTTCATCTGCACGTATATTTTTCCAAATGATATAGGTATACAAAGCAAAACTATAATAGAGCAGAATGGATACCATTAAAAGGACAGACTCTAATGTACTTCCGACTACACTTCGGTGGCTAAGAAGAGGTATGAGACAGATTCCTAGTAAAATTTTCTTTCCTTTTGTTTCTTTCCCCCATAAGGCCTGTTCTGTGAGTAGAAAGTAGATTGGGAAAAGACATACTACAAAACTATGTACCCAGCTAATCCCACTAAAAATTGCTGAAGCTAAGAACAGAAGAGAGGTGAGTTCCCATTCTCGGTTTTTTTGCCGCATCAAAAAGAGGATGGGAATCCCAGAAAGAAGGAGGATGAAAGCTTGGATTTTTTGCACAGTTTTCATTTCCAAATCTAAGAAAGGCATCCGGTAGAGTGGCTGGTTCACAAAGTCAGCGCCTGAAATGAAGTATTTTGCCAAAGTAGACGGTAGGCTTTGGTTATTTTTCCAAGAGCGTAGGAGAGGATTAGTGAGAGCATTCCCAAGAACTTCTTTCCACCATTGCCATGTCATGTCTTGGGTATAGGCCAAATGGGTGCTAGCTGGGAGTGCATTCCATACGAAGATACCGAATACAAACCAGAGAATTGCTTTCCATCGTTTTTGGTAGACAAAGATTGCTAAAAAGACTAGGGGAGTTACCTTGATGCTAGTAGCCAATGCCAAAAGAATCCCCGCAAAACCATCGTTTTTCGCTATCAAAGCTAGTAAAACCAAAAGAACGAGCAAGAGCCCAACTTGGTTGTTTTGGACATGGCTTTCTAAAAATCGAAAGTTCAAAAGTAGTACGAGTGATAGTATCCATTCTCGATTTTTGAAATTCCGACCGAAGAATTCTCCCTTCCAGAACAAATAAAGGATACCGAGTAGACATAAGAAGCCAATGACCTGGTGGATGCCCGAGGCGACCGGAGCGGGAAAGTAGGTTAGAGGTAAGAGAAGGTAAGCAAAGAGTGGTGGGTAAATATAGGTCGCCGTTTGGGTTTGCAAATCGGAAAGTAGTTTTGCATTCTCTGGCAAAAACAATTCCTCCCAAGATTTCACCTTGTCTTTCAATTCGTAAGCTACATCAAATTTATAGAGGTTTTCCCCCGCCTTCCAACGCTCGCTTGCATGGTAGTAGTCTAGAAAGTCAGATTTTTGGTTCCTTCGGTTCCAGCCATTGATCAGAAAAAAACCGAGAAGGAGGATCAGGAGGATTCTCCCACCCACTTCAGATTTTTGCAGGGATTTCCACATGGTTTCTGCCAAATTTTGGTTTTTCCAGATTCTAGCAAGATTTTCCTGACAGGTATGGATTTACTGGATTTAGAAGAGTATGATTTTGCGCTCCCAGAAGAGCAGATTGCGAAATTTCCGGCAGAGGACCGGGCGGCATCTCGACTTCTTTGCCTAGACCGTAGCCATGCTCAGATCCAAGAACACAGCCATTTCCGTGAAATCGCTACTTATTTCAAACCAGG
It encodes:
- a CDS encoding glycosyltransferase family 87 protein → MWKSLQKSEVGGRILLILLLGFFLINGWNRRNQKSDFLDYYHASERWKAGENLYKFDVAYELKDKVKSWEELFLPENAKLLSDLQTQTATYIYPPLFAYLLLPLTYFPAPVASGIHQVIGFLCLLGILYLFWKGEFFGRNFKNREWILSLVLLLNFRFLESHVQNNQVGLLLVLLVLLALIAKNDGFAGILLALATSIKVTPLVFLAIFVYQKRWKAILWFVFGIFVWNALPASTHLAYTQDMTWQWWKEVLGNALTNPLLRSWKNNQSLPSTLAKYFISGADFVNQPLYRMPFLDLEMKTVQKIQAFILLLSGIPILFLMRQKNREWELTSLLFLASAIFSGISWVHSFVVCLFPIYFLLTEQALWGKETKGKKILLGICLIPLLSHRSVVGSTLESVLLMVSILLYYSFALYTYIIWKNIRADETRH